GCGACGTTCTGACCGGCTTCTTCCACCACTTCCTTGGCGGCTTCGCGCGTGGTGGCCGGATGCAGCACCACGTGGCGCAGTGCGGCGGCCAGCACGCGGCCCAGCGGCGAGCCCTGTTCCAGCGTGTTCACGACTTCTGGCGTCGCCTTGCGCTGGTGTGCCACCGCCAGGGCCTCGTCATACACCTTGGGAGGAATGATCTTCTTGCGCTGCAAGGCGACGAAGCGTTCGATGATGAGCGCCAGGGCGAGCACCGAGGCAATCAGCAGCGGCCAGATCGGCCAGCCGGCGGCTTGGATGATGGAAAACACAGGACAACCCGTTTTGTCGTAATGGAAAAGATGCGCCTGACTGGCGCCCGATTGCCGTTATTGCCGCCCGCGTCCCCGAACACGGTTCGTTGCGGCAAAAACAGGCGCCACTCTAGCGCGTCGGACCTGCCTCGGCAACTCGATGGCGCACTGCGGCGATGCGCATGTGCGACGCTCGGCGGCCGCGCGCGCCGCACGATGCCATGGCAATCCACAACGGGCCGGGACAGCGCTGTGGAACGGTTGTGGACATTGCCAGGACAAACAACTCAAGTCGTTGATTCAAAAGGGGGTTCCTGATCCTGCTTAAAAATTGGGCAGAAGCGCTTGGAGCAGGGCCTCCGGCGGAGAAGCGGGTGAGCGTCGCGTACAGAACCGGTCCCGGTTGCCGTCATTGCCGCCGGCATCGCCGAACGCGGGGCGGCATCACGGCGCAGCCTCGCAATGGGGCGCGCTTGCGGATGTCGGCTGCGGAGCGCGGTGGTTTGGGCCCGCGCAATCCACAACGGACCGGGACAGTGTTGTGGACGGGTTGTGGACATTGTCAGGACAAATACCTTAAGTCATTGATTGGAAAGGGGGTTCCTGCTTCTGATTAAAAAATGAGCAAGAAGGTTCATGTGCCGCGTGCCGGGTGGAAAAGCGGATGGGGAGGGCGCCCGGCGCGCGTTTCGACAGTGTCCGCGTCTCCTGAGCCGTGCCATCCCGCGCTTCGGACCGGCTCGACGGTGCGGCGGCATGTTGTGCCGATGCGCGTTTCTGCGTGTCGCAAGCGAATCGCGCTGATCCAGGCCGGTCAATCCACAGCGGACCGGGACAGTGTTGTGGACCGGTTGTGGACATTGCCGGGACAAGCAACTTAAGCCATTGATTGGAAAGGGGGTTCCTGGATTTGCTTAAAAAATGGGCAAACGGGTTCCCGTACCGGGTGCCGGGCAGAAAGCCTGTTGGGGATGGCGTCCAACGGCCTCCCGGTCGACGCTGCTGCCGCGTGTCTTCCAAAAAACGGGGCTCGCGCTGCGTGTCGGCCGGCTCGACCATGCAACGGCACGCCATCGGGCGGCGCGTCCGCCGGTGCCGGAAACGGATCGCGGCGTCCGAATCCGCACAATCCACAATGAACCGGGACAGTGCTGTGGACCGATTGTGGACATCCTCAGGAAAAACAGCTTAAGTGACT
The sequence above is a segment of the Ralstonia nicotianae genome. Coding sequences within it:
- a CDS encoding MotA/TolQ/ExbB proton channel family protein — its product is MFSIIQAAGWPIWPLLIASVLALALIIERFVALQRKKIIPPKVYDEALAVAHQRKATPEVVNTLEQGSPLGRVLAAALRHVVLHPATTREAAKEVVEEAGQNVAHRLERYLNALGTIASVAPLMGLFGTVVGMIEIFGSQTAAGTNPQTLAHGISVALYNTALGLVVAIPTLIFWRYFRGVVDSYVVELEHLSATYLDAILPPRRG